A single window of Microcoleus sp. FACHB-68 DNA harbors:
- a CDS encoding DUF1824 family protein: MNLQNQANLTIQEAQQLLAPFNCIETKSVDSESEKVLIRQALLLLAGHSDYQILGICAGTPEQGLLALESYAKALGYEASLDISKAEGSVYIKFNPLTGLCYFDSYTGKHRGVLVSCQSSYQEGINEMYGHLPLELFI; encoded by the coding sequence ATGAACCTACAGAACCAGGCTAATCTGACCATTCAAGAAGCCCAACAACTTCTTGCACCTTTTAACTGTATAGAAACAAAATCAGTAGATTCTGAATCGGAAAAAGTCTTAATCCGTCAAGCCCTGCTTTTACTAGCCGGCCACTCTGATTACCAAATATTAGGAATTTGCGCCGGCACTCCAGAGCAAGGTCTATTAGCGCTAGAAAGCTATGCAAAAGCTTTAGGCTATGAAGCTTCCCTCGACATTTCCAAAGCTGAAGGCTCTGTTTATATTAAGTTCAACCCTCTCACAGGCTTATGTTATTTTGACTCCTACACAGGAAAACATCGAGGCGTTCTGGTTTCTTGTCAATCTTCTTATCAAGAAGGAATTAATGAAATGTATGGTCACTTACCGCTTGAGTTATTTATATGA
- a CDS encoding polysaccharide biosynthesis tyrosine autokinase: MNTIENQPSSQQLLPKVHNRPPQILPRIYLSEAHKHEDEEFDLSQVLPIVRRRSVLIAGVTTGVTAVVGIWSFTQTPEYEGKFQLLLEPMMPGSQGNNLLPIDLKSKMPAAGLDYESQIQVLWSPKVMSPIIEQLQARYKDMSYDSLFNKEAGKNQLLIQRYNKTKIIEVRYRNLDKGKINFVLEKVAQGYVNYSIDDRKTSTREGINFIEKQLPDLRRRVDEQQRKLLEFRQQFNIINLQIQGEQLSERVIQIQNQRVEAETTLNQQRSLYTMLQQRLGLDPDDAIAAAALTQAPRYQQLLNKLKEIETKIAIESARFHETSPTLRMLREQQQNLIPLLNQEAQQVLGKTGNIKTLPFQDSIRLNLAQQLINTANTILVQEVRLNATAEAERQLNEQVSRFPSLVREHSNLEAELNIATDTLKQLLTQREVLRVEAAQQEVPWELISLPEIMQDMKGMPVPVSPKLPITLALGGAAGLLLGAGAAALAERLNNVFHTTDDLKNSLSLPLLGMIPYSEQTLLKPLRGELAEEELNSSHLLSPSFFQEAFRLLYTKFRFLKLDKRIRSLVISSATSGDGKSTVALNLAKAAAVMGQRVLLVDANLRRPQIHTQLGLAPQKGLSDVISSNIQVNNVIIKSQIEENLWVLTAGKMLTDAPQFLSSKNMQYLMNKLKSAFDLVIYDAPPLLNVADSKFLAANTDGLILVVRMGKTNRTVLTQVLDRLSTGDFPVLGVIANEVRKDSLRMYDRYYKKLTKTRNFDTLYPMF; the protein is encoded by the coding sequence ATGAATACGATAGAAAACCAACCATCTTCTCAGCAGCTTTTGCCTAAAGTTCATAACCGGCCACCTCAGATATTACCTCGCATTTACCTATCTGAAGCGCACAAACATGAGGATGAAGAATTCGATCTCAGCCAGGTTTTGCCGATTGTTCGTCGTAGAAGCGTTTTAATTGCCGGTGTAACAACGGGAGTGACGGCTGTCGTTGGAATTTGGAGTTTTACTCAAACACCTGAGTATGAAGGCAAATTTCAGTTGTTATTAGAGCCGATGATGCCTGGAAGTCAAGGTAATAACTTGCTTCCCATTGACTTGAAAAGCAAAATGCCGGCAGCCGGTTTAGATTATGAGTCGCAAATACAGGTTTTGTGGAGTCCTAAAGTCATGTCTCCGATTATTGAGCAATTACAAGCTCGATATAAAGATATGAGCTATGATTCTCTTTTTAATAAAGAAGCCGGGAAAAATCAGTTATTAATTCAGCGCTACAACAAAACTAAAATCATAGAAGTTCGATACCGCAACTTGGACAAAGGAAAAATTAACTTTGTTTTAGAAAAAGTCGCTCAAGGCTATGTTAACTACAGTATTGATGATCGCAAAACTTCTACTCGCGAAGGAATTAACTTTATCGAGAAGCAACTGCCTGATTTGCGCCGGCGTGTGGATGAGCAGCAAAGAAAACTTCTGGAATTTCGGCAGCAATTTAATATTATAAATCTGCAAATTCAGGGAGAGCAGCTATCTGAGCGAGTGATTCAAATTCAAAACCAGCGAGTAGAGGCAGAAACAACCTTAAATCAGCAGCGCTCACTCTATACGATGCTACAGCAACGTCTAGGTTTAGATCCTGATGATGCAATTGCCGCTGCGGCTTTAACTCAAGCACCTCGATATCAACAGTTGCTCAATAAACTTAAAGAAATAGAAACAAAGATTGCTATTGAATCAGCTCGATTTCATGAAACTAGCCCGACTCTGAGAATGTTGCGAGAGCAACAGCAAAATTTGATTCCTTTGTTGAATCAAGAAGCGCAACAAGTTTTAGGAAAAACAGGAAACATTAAGACTTTACCTTTCCAAGATTCAATTCGCTTGAATTTAGCTCAACAGTTAATCAATACTGCAAACACTATCCTCGTTCAAGAGGTGCGCTTAAACGCCACTGCAGAGGCGGAAAGGCAGTTAAATGAACAAGTAAGCCGATTTCCTTCCTTGGTTCGTGAACACTCAAATTTAGAAGCAGAATTAAATATAGCCACTGACACACTAAAGCAACTTTTAACACAACGAGAAGTGCTGCGGGTTGAAGCTGCTCAGCAGGAGGTGCCTTGGGAATTAATTTCTCTACCGGAAATTATGCAAGATATGAAAGGGATGCCGGTGCCTGTGTCTCCAAAACTGCCCATTACTTTAGCTTTAGGAGGAGCCGCCGGCTTGTTATTAGGTGCGGGTGCAGCTGCGTTGGCGGAACGACTGAACAATGTTTTCCACACGACTGATGATTTAAAAAATTCTCTAAGTTTACCTCTCTTAGGAATGATTCCTTATAGTGAGCAAACATTACTAAAGCCGTTAAGAGGGGAATTAGCGGAAGAGGAACTTAATTCGTCTCACCTCCTTAGTCCCTCCTTTTTCCAAGAAGCTTTTCGCTTACTTTATACAAAATTTCGCTTTCTAAAGTTGGACAAACGTATTCGATCTTTGGTGATTAGTTCTGCTACATCGGGAGATGGAAAATCTACAGTAGCGTTGAACTTAGCAAAAGCTGCGGCTGTTATGGGGCAGCGAGTATTATTGGTGGATGCAAACTTGCGCCGGCCTCAAATTCACACTCAGCTTGGCTTAGCACCCCAGAAAGGATTAAGTGATGTAATTTCCAGCAATATTCAAGTGAATAATGTGATTATTAAATCACAGATTGAGGAAAATTTATGGGTGCTAACTGCTGGAAAAATGCTAACAGATGCGCCTCAATTTCTTTCATCTAAAAATATGCAATATTTAATGAATAAGTTAAAATCCGCCTTTGATTTAGTTATTTATGATGCACCACCGCTGCTGAATGTGGCAGATAGTAAATTTCTGGCGGCAAATACAGATGGACTCATCCTAGTGGTGCGGATGGGTAAAACAAATCGGACTGTTTTGACACAAGTCTTGGATCGATTAAGCACTGGTGATTTTCCTGTTTTAGGTGTGATTGCAAATGAGGTACGAAAGGATAGTTTAAGGATGTATGATCGTTATTACAAAAAGCTTACAAAAACTCGTAATTTCGATACTCTATATCCTATGTTTTAA
- a CDS encoding S-layer homology domain-containing protein, with amino-acid sequence MVSVDSIWVSTQCGVLSNLSTRLLTGKATSMRVSFVAICTLTALATQDLTRTASAYSTSPSPHREQEASNFVVSGNTGTPVPVVPVASPESFIVQVAGQRLADVPGHWAQSFIEPLVSRGIIQGFSDGNFRPDVALNRAQFATIIQQAFQKNSLRPAAQFADVPANYWAYNAIQNAYQMGFIRGEGSNLFNPTQNISRVQVLVGLAEGLNLKATTVNPNNLETYFDDAGSIPEYARNSVAAAIENRLVVNYPNIRSLNPNQAATRAEVAAFLYQALVKTGQMPALTPSAVANQPQNQPPLPTLSPNPIRIAPPPPSAFNTQLITNTTSIAAPPAGFSVRPTTSAIEAQQADYTLGGGDRIRLDILNVPEYAGEYQVLVNGSVNLPLIGNVSVKGLTLEGAASTISGKYAYFVREPIITISLIAPRPLKVGISGEVNRPGSYTIPLAGEGDGNGGIQFPTITQAIQLAGGINQASNLRQVLVRRPQLSGADQIIGIDLWALLQGGDLRQDLTLQDGDMIFIPTSVSTNLAEAPRLASASFSAAKTQPLNIAVVGEVSKPGSYTVTVDEAGERATLTKAIKVAGGVTQSADIRRVQIRRPTQAGSQQLIAVDLWQLLRGGDLQQDVILQQGDTIVIPTSTDVNLAEAPQLAAANFAADQTQPVSIAVVGEVARPGSHIIKSDENDTIPTITRAIQVAGGITQLADIRQVQVRRMTREGSEKTINVNLWDLLQSGDLRQDVTLQQGDTIVIPTAIALNSEEANELASASFSPAEITINIVGEVVKPGAVQVPPNTPLNQALLAAGGFNTRARKRTVELVRLNANGTVSKRSIEIDLENGINEQNNPTLRPNDVVIVGKSGLAGLSDTVGDVLSPLRFIFPILNLF; translated from the coding sequence TTGGTATCAGTAGATAGCATTTGGGTATCGACTCAATGCGGGGTGCTGTCGAACCTTTCCACTCGCTTACTGACCGGCAAGGCTACTTCTATGCGTGTCTCGTTTGTTGCCATTTGTACCTTAACTGCCCTCGCTACCCAAGATTTGACCCGAACGGCTAGCGCTTATTCAACTTCACCCTCTCCACACCGAGAACAAGAGGCTAGTAATTTTGTCGTAAGTGGCAACACCGGCACACCTGTACCCGTTGTCCCTGTCGCTTCACCAGAAAGCTTTATCGTCCAAGTTGCCGGTCAGCGTCTTGCTGATGTGCCCGGTCACTGGGCGCAAAGTTTTATAGAACCTCTGGTTTCGCGGGGGATTATTCAAGGCTTTTCTGATGGAAACTTCCGACCGGACGTGGCACTAAATCGCGCTCAGTTTGCCACAATTATTCAACAAGCTTTTCAGAAAAATTCCCTGCGTCCTGCCGCTCAATTTGCCGATGTGCCGGCGAATTATTGGGCTTATAATGCGATTCAAAACGCGTATCAAATGGGCTTTATTAGGGGAGAGGGCAGTAACTTATTTAATCCCACTCAAAATATCTCCCGCGTGCAAGTTTTAGTCGGTTTGGCGGAAGGACTTAACTTAAAAGCCACTACCGTTAATCCGAATAACTTAGAGACTTATTTTGATGATGCCGGCAGCATACCTGAATACGCCCGTAATAGCGTTGCAGCAGCGATAGAAAATCGCCTGGTTGTTAATTATCCTAATATCCGTTCACTCAATCCTAATCAAGCCGCAACACGGGCAGAAGTCGCAGCGTTTCTCTATCAAGCCTTGGTTAAAACTGGACAGATGCCGGCGCTGACACCGAGCGCAGTTGCCAACCAGCCCCAAAATCAGCCACCACTGCCAACACTATCACCTAATCCGATTCGCATTGCGCCGCCGCCGCCTTCGGCTTTCAACACTCAGTTAATAACGAATACGACTTCTATCGCGGCACCTCCAGCCGGTTTCAGTGTGCGGCCAACAACTTCTGCAATTGAAGCTCAGCAGGCTGATTACACCTTAGGAGGGGGGGATCGCATCCGTCTGGATATTTTAAACGTTCCCGAATACGCGGGTGAATATCAAGTTTTGGTTAATGGTTCCGTAAACTTACCCTTGATTGGTAATGTATCGGTTAAAGGATTAACTTTGGAAGGGGCAGCTTCTACCATTTCTGGGAAGTACGCTTACTTTGTTAGGGAACCCATTATAACCATAAGTTTAATCGCACCGCGTCCTTTGAAAGTTGGGATTTCTGGAGAGGTCAATCGTCCTGGTTCTTATACCATTCCACTTGCCGGCGAAGGGGATGGGAACGGTGGAATTCAATTTCCTACAATCACCCAAGCAATTCAGCTAGCTGGGGGAATTAATCAAGCGTCAAACTTGCGTCAGGTGCTAGTGCGCCGGCCTCAATTAAGCGGTGCAGATCAAATCATTGGAATCGATTTGTGGGCACTCTTGCAAGGCGGCGATTTGCGTCAAGATTTAACGTTGCAAGATGGGGATATGATCTTTATTCCTACTTCAGTCAGCACTAATTTAGCAGAAGCGCCTAGATTGGCATCTGCCAGTTTTTCTGCGGCTAAAACTCAACCTTTAAATATTGCCGTCGTTGGAGAAGTTTCTAAACCCGGTTCTTATACCGTAACGGTGGATGAAGCCGGTGAGCGGGCAACTTTAACAAAGGCAATTAAAGTTGCTGGCGGAGTGACGCAATCTGCTGATATTCGTCGCGTACAAATTCGCCGGCCCACACAAGCCGGTTCACAACAACTAATTGCTGTAGATTTATGGCAACTTTTACGAGGTGGTGATCTTCAGCAAGATGTGATTTTGCAACAAGGCGATACGATTGTTATTCCAACTTCCACTGATGTTAATTTAGCAGAAGCTCCTCAATTAGCTGCCGCCAACTTTGCTGCTGATCAAACTCAACCTGTCAGTATTGCTGTGGTGGGTGAAGTTGCTCGTCCGGGATCTCATATTATTAAGTCAGATGAAAACGACACTATTCCAACGATCACACGAGCCATTCAAGTTGCCGGCGGCATCACGCAATTAGCTGATATCCGCCAGGTTCAAGTACGCCGCATGACAAGAGAAGGTTCTGAAAAAACCATTAACGTCAATCTTTGGGATCTTTTACAATCTGGTGATTTACGTCAAGATGTAACTTTACAACAAGGCGATACAATTGTTATTCCCACTGCAATTGCCCTGAATTCCGAAGAGGCAAATGAGCTGGCTTCTGCTAGTTTTTCACCCGCTGAAATTACTATCAATATAGTTGGAGAAGTGGTCAAACCAGGAGCCGTACAAGTTCCACCCAATACACCTTTAAATCAAGCATTGCTCGCAGCGGGCGGATTTAACACACGCGCGCGGAAAAGAACTGTGGAACTGGTTCGCCTCAACGCGAATGGCACAGTTTCTAAACGCAGTATAGAAATTGATCTTGAAAATGGAATTAATGAACAAAATAATCCAACTCTCCGCCCTAATGATGTGGTTATCGTTGGTAAATCTGGGTTAGCAGGCTTGTCAGATACGGTGGGTGATGTGTTAAGTCCACTGCGGTTTATTTTCCCAATTCTCAACTTGTTCTAA